In a genomic window of SAR324 cluster bacterium:
- a CDS encoding DUF748 domain-containing protein: MQRILWVVFILNLLGLAGLTVLYFGGPGWLQEQLPKALEKQLGRPVQLTQVRVEPLSLKLTLQGLEIREADNSETFVSLEEIGIDLSWNSFWQWAFVVEEVELISPYLNVSHLGEQRLNFSDLIEQIAAPETDRTSSVQEEAKFPFEIRTIAVRQGKLRFQDVPHVQTYNISGLNFRLPAISSFHLQPAQASGPATLVAQLGETSLRVVAQEFTIAPSETVRLDVQLKNLYLPDFQQYLPKEWTLQLQDGLVDADLKLGFQVDPFEKFALSGTLQIQRLSIQNSLPGEASKGLLEISHLQVPIPKIQVFPSLQVALGQVELREFEAWLTRTENGAFFWEQILQTKSGNAVEESPSAEQLSVELGGLRISKGKLHFIDEKSQPAKVQEWQLDQFSVGELTMPVSSRKTPLSLNLARIGGPTLSFGGFFNPGTLLSQGQLNLREFELAELTPFLEGVIPVEVKGSLDLKTDFEWDPASQFPRLKKTSLQLEDFQLDLGQETWLQLASLDLNSDELNLPAKQVSISSLSLKQPQFLLYLDDDWTTNWNQLVPSLAPRNAKESDQKAEWQVQLNQLQVDSGALNLIHRRKNREEIKKLLRIPVLEVNDFSWPMAGESRTRLKLTTLEQEEFSLDGIASWGEQTWRGALKANLKLLPWKTYFRDQLPWQLNSGRMNSAMQLQLNWSPFKLRVDGGKLHFWDLDLVEAQEALPDLKFAELSVSGAVVEWPRQWFEFESLNLHQLSLKQANSSLPDLTLGGLASGGLSLAVEDQRLNLGALQFQNLKIPGDSLKSPSLDLKQLTALGLDLSWGKRQAKLAKLDLQQFQVTPTDAIQPELWLTKVVAVEWDLDWFKKELLLESVAVDKGLIELALLPDGRFNWERWLPTSTKQDGRTESSDDTPWKVELAKLEATLDRLSWQDLETPTPPLVITNGSLQVKNLNTDRQWIENFTLQGKLDETGQGSVTGSIRFDKDLSLDVDLVDFDLLTWQPYWIEYAPLKADQALGTLQGRFYYKFDLVGEWLRFDGLARIRDARLIDKGTGQIMGQWDVLETENGLLEFDPFVLDLGSMLLADFELPIRRQTDGGLEWMTLFESEEDEEDSNLEPGPVFLKKLSLERGNLSWDDASNAKPVLITLQNLKGDIQNILGLNVPLELDLKGRWEGVAPLEAKLALDWHRDSWGINGKLYSQDFDLLWVNPYAERYLGYRFDRGSVELSVDYKTAGEEIDVENNLLIQRLVLGPETPGPDTLDLPVELAVGLLRDPQGTIDLSVPVSGNLEDPEFGLWGTTLTVFVTLVSKAVTAPFTLIADAVFDGDLDENTQIIRFQPGSLEIPAAEKTKLDQLREVLKERPQLKMELVTLLRRDTEIAALREQELDRQIRREKIAELIRLNVEDSISVNMILTSDEQQNYLNQMFQRIYGSPKGLSEEEVRLKLLDKIPIEDLDLEELAEQRAYNIRNLLLEEGLLAAGQIKLNPVFETTTSHFQSSRVELRFSR; encoded by the coding sequence GTGCAAAGAATTCTTTGGGTGGTCTTCATCCTGAACCTGCTTGGACTGGCTGGGCTGACTGTTCTCTATTTTGGCGGACCTGGCTGGTTACAGGAGCAGTTGCCAAAAGCACTAGAGAAGCAGTTAGGACGTCCAGTCCAGCTCACACAGGTGCGAGTGGAGCCGCTTTCCCTCAAGTTGACACTGCAGGGGTTGGAAATCCGTGAGGCTGATAATTCAGAAACTTTTGTTTCCCTCGAGGAAATTGGGATTGATCTGAGTTGGAATAGCTTCTGGCAATGGGCTTTTGTTGTTGAAGAGGTTGAGCTGATCTCTCCCTACCTCAATGTCTCTCATCTTGGGGAACAGCGCCTCAATTTCTCCGACCTGATTGAGCAAATTGCAGCTCCTGAAACAGATCGAACTTCTTCCGTTCAAGAGGAAGCTAAGTTCCCTTTTGAAATTAGAACCATCGCAGTACGGCAGGGAAAATTGCGGTTTCAGGACGTGCCCCACGTGCAAACCTACAATATTTCTGGACTGAATTTTCGCCTCCCAGCAATCTCGTCATTTCATCTTCAACCAGCCCAGGCATCTGGCCCAGCAACTCTAGTTGCACAGCTAGGGGAAACTAGCCTGAGGGTGGTTGCGCAGGAATTCACTATTGCTCCCTCAGAGACCGTTCGTCTCGACGTTCAACTGAAGAATCTTTACCTGCCGGATTTTCAGCAGTATCTCCCTAAAGAGTGGACGCTTCAGCTTCAAGATGGGTTGGTTGACGCAGATCTCAAATTAGGATTTCAGGTTGACCCTTTTGAGAAGTTTGCACTCAGCGGAACTTTGCAAATTCAAAGACTCAGCATTCAGAACAGTCTTCCTGGTGAGGCTTCTAAAGGATTGCTGGAAATCAGCCATCTTCAGGTTCCAATTCCTAAAATTCAGGTATTCCCTAGCCTTCAGGTAGCTTTAGGGCAGGTCGAATTGCGTGAATTCGAAGCCTGGTTAACACGAACTGAGAATGGAGCTTTCTTCTGGGAACAGATTCTTCAAACAAAATCTGGAAATGCGGTTGAGGAAAGTCCAAGTGCGGAACAATTGTCAGTGGAGTTGGGAGGACTCCGTATCTCAAAAGGGAAGCTTCACTTTATCGATGAAAAGAGCCAGCCAGCAAAGGTTCAAGAATGGCAATTGGATCAATTTTCAGTTGGTGAACTGACGATGCCTGTTTCATCCCGAAAAACACCTCTGAGTTTGAATTTAGCTCGAATAGGTGGCCCTACTCTTTCGTTCGGGGGGTTTTTCAATCCAGGCACTCTCCTTAGTCAGGGACAATTAAATCTGAGGGAATTTGAACTTGCTGAACTCACACCATTTCTTGAAGGCGTAATACCTGTTGAAGTGAAAGGAAGTTTAGATCTGAAAACAGATTTTGAGTGGGATCCTGCGTCCCAATTTCCCAGACTGAAAAAGACCTCACTGCAGTTGGAAGATTTTCAGTTGGATCTAGGTCAAGAAACATGGCTACAGCTTGCTAGCCTGGATTTAAACAGTGACGAACTGAATCTGCCGGCAAAACAAGTTTCGATAAGCTCTCTCTCCTTGAAACAACCCCAATTTCTATTATATCTCGATGATGACTGGACCACTAATTGGAATCAACTGGTTCCCTCATTGGCTCCAAGGAATGCAAAGGAAAGTGATCAGAAAGCAGAATGGCAAGTTCAACTCAATCAACTTCAGGTTGACAGCGGGGCTCTGAATTTGATTCATCGGCGAAAGAACAGAGAAGAGATTAAAAAACTGCTGCGAATCCCTGTGCTGGAGGTGAACGATTTTAGTTGGCCAATGGCTGGAGAAAGTCGAACAAGACTCAAATTGACGACTCTTGAGCAGGAAGAGTTTTCATTGGATGGTATTGCAAGCTGGGGTGAGCAAACTTGGAGAGGTGCACTCAAGGCGAATCTAAAATTACTGCCTTGGAAAACTTACTTTCGTGATCAATTGCCTTGGCAACTCAACTCTGGTCGCATGAACAGCGCTATGCAATTGCAACTCAATTGGAGCCCTTTCAAGTTGAGAGTGGACGGAGGTAAGCTTCATTTTTGGGATCTGGACCTTGTTGAAGCACAGGAAGCCTTACCAGACCTCAAATTCGCAGAGCTTTCTGTGAGTGGAGCAGTTGTCGAGTGGCCGAGGCAATGGTTTGAGTTCGAGTCTCTGAATCTCCATCAATTATCTCTCAAACAAGCAAACTCTTCTCTTCCTGATCTGACCTTGGGGGGATTGGCCAGTGGAGGTCTGTCTTTAGCAGTTGAGGACCAGCGTCTCAATCTGGGAGCACTTCAATTTCAAAATTTGAAAATTCCTGGGGATTCCTTGAAATCACCAAGTCTGGATCTGAAACAGTTGACAGCTCTGGGACTAGATTTGTCATGGGGCAAGCGCCAGGCGAAGTTGGCAAAACTGGATCTACAGCAGTTCCAGGTGACTCCTACAGATGCGATACAACCAGAACTCTGGCTAACTAAAGTAGTGGCTGTGGAATGGGATCTGGATTGGTTCAAAAAGGAACTTCTTCTTGAAAGTGTTGCAGTAGATAAAGGCTTGATTGAACTCGCCTTGTTACCTGATGGTCGATTCAATTGGGAACGATGGCTACCAACTTCAACCAAACAAGATGGAAGAACTGAATCTAGTGATGATACTCCATGGAAAGTGGAACTTGCCAAACTAGAGGCAACCCTAGATCGCTTGAGTTGGCAAGATCTAGAGACTCCAACGCCACCGTTGGTGATTACCAACGGATCCCTGCAGGTCAAAAACCTGAATACTGATCGGCAGTGGATCGAGAATTTTACTCTACAGGGAAAGCTAGATGAGACTGGACAGGGGTCTGTTACCGGTTCCATTCGCTTTGACAAAGATCTGAGTCTCGATGTTGATCTAGTAGATTTTGATCTACTAACCTGGCAACCCTACTGGATTGAATATGCGCCACTGAAAGCTGATCAGGCTCTCGGCACCCTTCAGGGGCGATTTTACTACAAATTTGATCTTGTAGGTGAGTGGCTACGTTTTGACGGTCTTGCTCGTATTCGAGATGCAAGGTTGATTGATAAGGGAACTGGTCAAATCATGGGTCAGTGGGATGTGCTTGAAACCGAGAATGGACTGCTAGAGTTTGATCCTTTTGTCTTGGATCTAGGATCGATGTTATTGGCAGATTTTGAATTGCCAATCCGTAGGCAAACTGATGGGGGGTTGGAATGGATGACACTTTTTGAGAGTGAGGAGGATGAGGAAGATTCTAATCTGGAACCAGGCCCTGTTTTCCTGAAAAAACTATCTCTCGAGAGAGGAAATCTGAGCTGGGATGATGCAAGTAATGCCAAGCCGGTACTAATCACGCTGCAAAACCTCAAAGGCGATATTCAAAACATTCTTGGCTTAAATGTTCCTTTGGAACTGGATTTAAAAGGGCGTTGGGAAGGAGTCGCTCCACTTGAAGCGAAACTTGCTCTTGATTGGCACCGGGATTCCTGGGGTATCAATGGCAAGCTGTATTCACAAGATTTCGATCTTCTTTGGGTTAATCCATATGCAGAGCGCTATCTCGGCTATCGTTTTGACCGAGGAAGTGTGGAATTATCTGTTGATTACAAAACGGCTGGAGAAGAAATTGATGTTGAGAACAATCTCCTCATTCAAAGACTAGTGCTAGGCCCTGAAACTCCTGGGCCAGACACACTGGACCTCCCAGTGGAGTTAGCAGTCGGGTTACTTCGAGACCCACAAGGTACCATCGATCTTTCCGTACCAGTTAGCGGAAACCTCGAAGATCCAGAGTTCGGGCTCTGGGGCACTACACTGACTGTTTTTGTTACTCTGGTCAGTAAGGCAGTTACCGCCCCATTCACGCTAATTGCCGATGCTGTTTTTGATGGGGATTTGGACGAGAACACCCAGATCATCCGTTTCCAACCAGGAAGTCTGGAGATCCCAGCTGCAGAAAAAACAAAACTGGATCAATTGAGAGAGGTGTTGAAGGAACGACCCCAACTGAAAATGGAATTGGTGACGCTCTTACGTCGTGACACAGAGATCGCTGCCTTACGAGAGCAGGAACTGGATCGACAAATTCGCCGTGAGAAAATTGCAGAGCTAATTCGTTTGAATGTCGAAGATTCGATCTCAGTAAATATGATTCTTACTTCAGATGAGCAGCAAAACTACTTGAACCAAATGTTTCAACGAATCTACGGTAGCCCTAAGGGTCTCAGTGAAGAAGAGGTTCGGTTGAAGCTACTGGATAAGATTCCTATCGAGGATCTGGACTTGGAAGAGCTAGCAGAACAGCGGGCTTACAACATTCGTAATCTGTTGCTTGAGGAAGGATTGCTGGCAGCTGGGCAGATCAAGTTGAACCCAGTTTTTGAAACAACCACATCACACTTTCAATCCAGTAGAGTGGAGTTGAGATTCTCCCGTTGA
- a CDS encoding P-loop NTPase, which produces MNATPANQKTATIIPIAGGKGGVGKSLIAANLAIVLARLGHKTIGIDLDLGAANLHSCLGLSGGTPPGLARFLRSTDQAPLESYLARTPHRNLHLLAGDEGNPFLAQLNVAQQRRLVQQIRALPAEYVILDLGAGSSFSTLDFFRIAHKGLLVTTPEITSLQNLMNFLKNLAFRVIEHALPQDRSIHRKLQTLYTSPLELKSNQPSLLQTLLSSLDPEIAEKVLSSWHQFRPRLVFNRGLGPDDLTIIPELEKYLRHQLDLTVEFIGYIPEDLAVLNSLRQGKSLMSFASTSNAGQDMIRLARRVLRLWDQPIPNSANQLQQYTQRLYPESSSQ; this is translated from the coding sequence ATGAACGCAACTCCAGCCAATCAGAAAACCGCCACAATTATTCCGATTGCGGGGGGCAAGGGAGGTGTGGGCAAAAGCCTGATTGCTGCAAACCTAGCTATTGTGCTGGCAAGACTGGGTCACAAGACAATCGGAATTGACTTGGATCTTGGCGCAGCTAATCTTCACAGTTGCCTCGGACTTAGCGGAGGCACGCCCCCTGGCCTGGCGCGTTTCTTACGCTCAACGGACCAAGCCCCACTAGAATCATATCTGGCTCGTACTCCGCACCGAAATCTCCATTTGCTAGCTGGAGATGAAGGGAATCCCTTCCTTGCTCAATTGAACGTGGCTCAGCAGCGACGGTTGGTGCAACAGATCCGAGCACTCCCTGCAGAATATGTAATTCTGGATCTAGGAGCAGGCAGTTCGTTTAGTACTTTGGATTTCTTTCGAATTGCACACAAGGGCTTGCTGGTCACCACTCCAGAAATCACTTCGCTTCAAAACTTGATGAACTTCCTGAAGAATCTGGCTTTCCGGGTGATTGAACATGCCCTACCACAAGATCGTTCAATCCACCGCAAGCTACAGACTCTTTATACCTCTCCACTAGAATTAAAAAGCAACCAACCTAGTTTGCTACAAACCTTGCTGAGTTCCTTGGATCCCGAGATTGCAGAAAAAGTTTTGAGCAGTTGGCATCAATTCAGACCTCGATTGGTCTTCAACCGTGGATTGGGACCAGATGATCTTACCATCATTCCCGAGTTGGAAAAATACCTCAGGCACCAGCTGGATTTGACTGTAGAATTTATTGGCTATATCCCGGAAGATCTTGCTGTGCTCAATTCACTGAGGCAGGGTAAGTCTTTGATGTCTTTTGCATCTACCAGCAACGCTGGCCAGGATATGATCCGTCTCGCCCGCAGAGTACTTCGTCTATGGGATCAGCCCATTCCCAACAGTGCTAATCAACTGCAGCAATATACTCAACGCCTCTACCCGGAAAGCTCATCACAGTAA
- a CDS encoding P-loop NTPase: MKLIIPIASGKGGVGKSAITANLGFSLAKLGHQVIVADFDFGGANLHNYLGLKNNNPGLGEFLQDRSNQLTNLLVPTFHPNLQFLPGEGATPFMADLNVMARRRFLVELYQLPAEIILLDLSAGYNPLTLDFFNASQTGLLITRPEFHL; this comes from the coding sequence GTGAAATTAATCATCCCAATTGCTAGTGGCAAAGGTGGGGTCGGCAAGAGTGCAATCACAGCAAATCTCGGTTTTTCCCTTGCAAAATTGGGTCATCAAGTAATCGTTGCTGATTTTGATTTTGGTGGAGCTAACCTTCATAACTATTTGGGGCTGAAAAATAACAATCCAGGGTTGGGGGAATTTTTACAAGATCGTTCCAACCAATTGACAAACCTGCTGGTACCAACCTTTCATCCAAATTTGCAGTTTCTTCCTGGAGAGGGGGCTACTCCCTTTATGGCCGATCTGAATGTAATGGCTCGGCGCCGATTTCTTGTAGAACTATATCAACTTCCCGCTGAAATCATCCTTTTGGATTTAAGCGCTGGCTATAACCCGTTGACCCTAGATTTTTTCAATGCTTCTCAAACCGGACTACTGATCACAAGACCAGAATTCCATCTGTGA